The Cyclobacteriaceae bacterium DNA segment TCATAAACTGGAAAAAGAATACCGCGAAGAGTGGGTTGAAAAACTCACGCGTTTGCAAGAAAAATACGATCATCTGGGCGGTTATGGATTGCAGGCCAAAGCAGAAGAAGTACTGGAGGGTATTGGTTTTGTGACAGCCGACTTACACCGGCCACTAAAAGAATTTTCAGGAGGGTGGCGCATGCGCGTAATGCTCGCCAAACTGTTGTTGGAAAAGCCTTCCTTACTTATGCTGGATGAACCAACAAACCACCTTGATCTTCCCTCCATTGAGTGGGTGGAGAATTACCTGAGAAATTATGATGGCGCGGTGATCATTGTTTCGCATGACAGAACTTTTCTGGACAATGTGGTGACGAAAATTGTGGACGTTACCCAGCAACAACTGATCTCATACGAGGGCAACTACTCCTTTTACCTGGAGGAAAAAGAATTACGCGAAGAAATACAACAAAACGCGTTTGAAAATCAGCAACAGAAAATCCGGCAAACGGAACGCTTTATTGAACGGTTTAGGGCAAAAGCTACAAAAGCACGCCAGGTGCAGTCGCGTGTAAAGGCGCTTGACCGCATGGAACGGATTGAAGAAGTGGTTCAAGATAACGCTGCCGTAAATTTCAAATTCACCTTCAACCAGCAACCGGGCCGATACATTGTTACGTTGCAAGATGTTTCCAAAGCGTATGGTGATCTTCAGATTTTAAAACATACTTCCGCCACCATTGAACGGGGCGACAAAATTGCATTGATCGGTGCCAACGGAAAAGGTAAGTCTACCCTGTTGCGCATCATCTCTGGCACTGAACCTATTGAAGGCAAACGCACACTAGGCTACAATGTGATCCAAGGATTTTTTGCTCAACACCAACTTGAATCCCTTCATGTGGATAACGAAATTCTGGATGAATTGAAGCAGGCCGGTTCAGGCAAAACCGAACAACAACTTAGGAATGTGTTGGGCTGTTTCCTCTTTTCGGATGAAGATGTGTTCAAAAAAATCAAGGTACTCTCCGGTGGAGAAAAATCACGTGTAGCGTTGGCCAAAACATTGATCTCCGAAGCCAACTTTCTATTGCTGGATGAACCTACCAACCACCTGGATTTTATTTCAGAAAACATTTTAATTCAGGCCTTGCAGCAATACCAGGGAAGTTTTGTGGTGGTTTCACACAACCGACATTTCATCAGTCAGGTAGCAAACAAAATCTGGTACATTGAAGATCATCAGATCAAGGAGTACCCGGGAAGCTACGAAGAGTACGACTATTGGAAAAAGAAGAAAGAAGGCGAAACGAAACAATCACAGGAAAAACCGGTGGCCAAAACACCTGCTCCACCTAAAGAAAAACCTGCTCCCTCCAATGGGCAGTCGCAATCGTTGAAGCCGCTACAACGCGAGCTTGAAAAGACTGAGCAAAAAATTGAAACGCTTACCACTGAAAAAAATAAATTGGAAGCGCAAATGACCTTGCCTGAAGTTTTCAGCAACTACGAAAAACTGCAGGAAGTGCAACAAGCTTTTGATAAGATAATGGCACAACTACAGGAAGCTAATCAGAAATGGGAGCAGCTTGCCATTGAGATTGACGAGAAATCGCAATCCACCTAAAGATTGAAGCACTATACACTTTGCATAACAAGGACCGCTCTGGGCGATCCTTGCCATGCTCAGTTACTTCCTCCTGAAATTCAGAAATCATGCATTACTGACCTTGACCCAGCGAGTAAGCAGGTTTACCGTCAAAATGATAAAGGTTTTCGGTTTTAATCACATCAATCTGATTGTCGGTTGCCCGTTGTAAAAGTTGAATGATTTCTTCTTTGGTCAACAGGCGGTTATTGGAAGGCTTAAAGCGACAGCGCCAATGGTCGGTGCAGAATGTCTCTTCAAAACCTTCAGGCCAAACTTTTATCCCTCGGTTGGTGATCATAGAAAGTGATACATCACTTAGTTGTACCGGCTTTAAAAGTTCCGCCAGCTTGTCCGCAGAATTTTCATTCCATTGCACAAACAAATCAACACCCACAAGCTCCTTTTTTGCAGGTGCTTTGCGGCTATACTTTTTAAGATTCAGGGTAGTTGATTTGGCATACGTAACGGGTTTAAGTTGTGATGGCTTCTTACCCAAGTTTGCAATCACTGCCTCTGCAAACTCACGTGTTCCCACTTTCTGTTTGCTCGTATCTTCTTTATAAATATCATATGTATGAATGCCATCCTCAATGGTTTTCAACCAGGCATTTTGTACCTTCTCTGCAACCTCAGTCTGGCCAATGTGATTCAGCATCATGATGGCACCTTGCAACAACCCAGAAGGATTCGCCATGTTTTGTCCGGCTCTTCGTGGCGCAGAACCATGAATGGCTTCAAACATCGCACACTGTTCGCCAATGTTGGCCGAACCAGCCAATCCAACAGAGCCCGCAATTTGTGCCGCTACATCGGATAATACATCTCCATAAAGATTGGGCATGACAATCACATCAAATGCTTCAGGCGTATCGGCCATTTTTGCCGCCCCGATGTCGATGATCCAATGTTCATTTTCGATTTCCGGGTACTCCTTTGCAATTTCATCAAACACCTGATGGAAGAGTCCATCGGTTTGTTTCATGATGTTATCCTTGGTGAAGCAGGTTACTTTTTTGCGACCATACTGCTTCGCATATTCAAACGCATAACGAACAATCTTCTCACAACCCGGGCGGCTGATCAGCTTAAGGCATTGCACGACCTCATCGGTTTGCTGATGCTCAATACCTGCATACAGGTCTTCTTCGTTTTCACGAACAATCACCACATCCATAATGGGATGTTTGGTTTGCACAAAGGGATGAAGGCTGATGCATGGCCGGATATTGGCATACAAGCCCAGAAATTTGCGCGTGGTTACGTTGAGGCTTTTGTATCCGCCACCCTGTGGTGTGGTGATGGGGGCTTTCAGGAAAATCTTGTTCCTGCGGATAATGTCCCAGGATTCTTTGGCGATACCCGAGGTGTTACCTGCCAGGTACACTTTTTCACCAACTTCAATTTCATCAATTTCAATTTTTGCCCCGGCAGCTTGAATGATGGCGAGTGTGGCATCCATAATTTCCGGTCCGATACCATCGCCTTTGGCAACTGTTATTCGTGTCATCTATACATGGGTTTAATTCGCGCAAAATTGCCAAACCCATGTCATTAGTTTTCATTTATATTTAAAATGAATACCATTAAGTATTCTTATGCAAACCAAACTACCGAAGCCCAAAGCCGAGCTGAAAAATAAAGCGGTTTAAATCGTACTCACGTTTGGTGGTATTGCCACCCCAGGCACCAATGTTTTCTAATGTCGTTCGTGCAGCCTGGTACT contains these protein-coding regions:
- a CDS encoding ABC-F family ATP-binding cassette domain-containing protein, translated to MISITNLSYFIGGRALYENANMFIKPKDKIGLIGLNGRGKSTLLKLINGELTPDSGSISKSNECTLGFLNQDLLSYQTDDSILTVAMQAFKDVVDMEREIETLIHKLEKEYREEWVEKLTRLQEKYDHLGGYGLQAKAEEVLEGIGFVTADLHRPLKEFSGGWRMRVMLAKLLLEKPSLLMLDEPTNHLDLPSIEWVENYLRNYDGAVIIVSHDRTFLDNVVTKIVDVTQQQLISYEGNYSFYLEEKELREEIQQNAFENQQQKIRQTERFIERFRAKATKARQVQSRVKALDRMERIEEVVQDNAAVNFKFTFNQQPGRYIVTLQDVSKAYGDLQILKHTSATIERGDKIALIGANGKGKSTLLRIISGTEPIEGKRTLGYNVIQGFFAQHQLESLHVDNEILDELKQAGSGKTEQQLRNVLGCFLFSDEDVFKKIKVLSGGEKSRVALAKTLISEANFLLLDEPTNHLDFISENILIQALQQYQGSFVVVSHNRHFISQVANKIWYIEDHQIKEYPGSYEEYDYWKKKKEGETKQSQEKPVAKTPAPPKEKPAPSNGQSQSLKPLQRELEKTEQKIETLTTEKNKLEAQMTLPEVFSNYEKLQEVQQAFDKIMAQLQEANQKWEQLAIEIDEKSQST
- a CDS encoding NADP-dependent isocitrate dehydrogenase translates to MTRITVAKGDGIGPEIMDATLAIIQAAGAKIEIDEIEVGEKVYLAGNTSGIAKESWDIIRRNKIFLKAPITTPQGGGYKSLNVTTRKFLGLYANIRPCISLHPFVQTKHPIMDVVIVRENEEDLYAGIEHQQTDEVVQCLKLISRPGCEKIVRYAFEYAKQYGRKKVTCFTKDNIMKQTDGLFHQVFDEIAKEYPEIENEHWIIDIGAAKMADTPEAFDVIVMPNLYGDVLSDVAAQIAGSVGLAGSANIGEQCAMFEAIHGSAPRRAGQNMANPSGLLQGAIMMLNHIGQTEVAEKVQNAWLKTIEDGIHTYDIYKEDTSKQKVGTREFAEAVIANLGKKPSQLKPVTYAKSTTLNLKKYSRKAPAKKELVGVDLFVQWNENSADKLAELLKPVQLSDVSLSMITNRGIKVWPEGFEETFCTDHWRCRFKPSNNRLLTKEEIIQLLQRATDNQIDVIKTENLYHFDGKPAYSLGQGQ